From one Caldithrix abyssi DSM 13497 genomic stretch:
- a CDS encoding aminopeptidase — translation MRVEIPREKLEKWADYLLEYSLDGISKDDVVMIKGEPITWPLIYVLEEKVIKAGGIPDVNLVPPDNDRGKVWSATMARYGTLEQIKRVPQWHIERYRAMTKYIEVLGAEDPSLYSNTPEETTRAIMQEDEPIKNIRLAKPWVLTLYPTKGFADLEGMTLERFTEVVVNASMVDPRLLDELEEDIYQVMRRSKTMRIVTRHPKEKRELELTMSIANRNIVKCTGKRNFPDGEVFTSPDANTVEGEIFVDLPVSYSGVTIRGIYLRFEKGRIVDYTAEEGFDTLQKIIETDEGSHRLGEVALGMNNGIEEVLKHPLFVEKVGGTLHIAIGASYPECFIDQEDSEFAKQQLEEFYKKGIANKSAQHVDIVTDFRPGGTGQAVYLDDVKLEIKDNIWVVPK, via the coding sequence ATGCGTGTTGAAATTCCTCGTGAAAAGTTAGAAAAATGGGCGGATTATTTACTGGAGTATTCCCTTGACGGCATTAGCAAAGACGACGTGGTGATGATCAAAGGCGAGCCCATTACCTGGCCCCTGATTTATGTGCTGGAAGAAAAGGTAATTAAAGCCGGCGGAATTCCGGACGTGAACCTGGTGCCCCCCGACAACGACCGCGGCAAGGTGTGGAGCGCAACCATGGCGCGTTATGGTACTCTGGAGCAAATCAAGCGCGTTCCGCAGTGGCATATTGAACGCTACCGGGCCATGACCAAGTATATCGAAGTGTTAGGAGCTGAAGATCCGTCGTTGTATTCCAACACCCCGGAAGAGACGACGCGCGCCATCATGCAGGAAGACGAACCCATTAAAAACATCCGTCTGGCCAAACCCTGGGTGCTGACTCTTTATCCTACCAAAGGTTTTGCCGATCTGGAAGGGATGACGCTCGAACGTTTTACCGAAGTGGTGGTTAATGCCTCAATGGTCGATCCACGGCTGTTGGACGAATTGGAAGAGGACATTTACCAGGTAATGCGTCGCAGCAAAACCATGCGCATTGTAACACGCCATCCGAAAGAGAAGCGTGAACTGGAACTGACCATGAGCATCGCCAATCGTAATATTGTTAAGTGTACCGGAAAACGTAACTTTCCGGATGGTGAGGTGTTTACCAGCCCGGACGCCAATACGGTGGAAGGGGAGATTTTTGTCGATTTGCCGGTCAGTTATTCTGGCGTAACCATTCGGGGCATTTATCTGCGCTTTGAAAAGGGACGTATTGTAGATTATACGGCCGAAGAAGGCTTTGACACCCTGCAAAAAATCATCGAAACGGATGAAGGTTCGCACCGGCTGGGCGAAGTGGCCTTAGGCATGAACAACGGCATTGAAGAAGTGCTCAAACATCCCCTGTTTGTAGAAAAGGTTGGCGGTACGCTGCACATTGCTATCGGCGCCAGTTATCCCGAATGCTTTATTGATCAGGAAGATTCCGAATTTGCCAAACAACAGTTGGAAGAATTTTACAAAAAAGGCATTGCTAACAAATCTGCGCAGCATGTGGACATTGTAACCGATTTTCGACCTGGCGGCACAGGACAGGCGGTTTACCTGGACGATGTGAAACTGGAAATTAAGGACAACATCTGGGTGGTGCCCAAATAA